The following is a genomic window from Nicotiana tabacum cultivar K326 chromosome 3, ASM71507v2, whole genome shotgun sequence.
agaataaATTATATGACCTAAAATTATCGAAGAGGTTGCAGTTCAAGTATACAGAATAAGTTTTGACATATACTCCGATATCGGAAGTTGAATAGAAAAAGTTAGTACAGTCCATCCATTATTCATATGAGAGGTAATAATATGTACGATTGATGTCAAGTACTCCGAGATGTGAGCTCACTAAGCCTTCTAATTTCTTTCTAATAGTTGGAAGTAAAATTTGACAAGAGTAACATCATTGCGTCATATTACAAGAACAAAATATATACACAGTTGCAAGGTACTTCTTTCTGGAGAAAAGCACATGATTTTGGGATATCCCACTACCATGAAGTAAACATGACTATCAAATTTGGCACGAGCATAAAACATACTGCTGTAACCATTGACACACATTTAAAATTCAGTCTGTCAAGCGAcatatatttgaaaattttattcatGGCCATGTGACCTTAGGCTAGATCATTTTTTATCTTCTCTCTATAATTGTAGGCTTTGGGCTAAATCTTACCTTCTAAACTCTTAGGGTGTGAGGAAATCATTGTATAACAGCCTAATAATTAACAAGACCGGTttgtttggttgcacaagtgtaattacatAGTTAGAcattttttatattaataaacgttaacaataaaaattaaaataaactttttagataaacaagtaaataaatttTAGTGTGTGACACATATATGTATAAAGGAAATATTGACTATTATTTATTACTAGGTATTCAGAATACATACTTTTTGAATGTAATTAATAATTATAAACTGGTAATTAATATCATAAAGAAAAATTGATATCTTCCTACCCATGTGAATATAATATGAAATTCATGACTACTTGTATTTTCTAAATAACAAAGGACAAACATGAAGTATTTTTCTATAATTAGTATTATGTCAATGAATAGAAAACTAAGCTTAGAAGGGGAACTTTGAAGCAACGGTAAAGTTCTCCTTGTGACTTataggtcacaggttcgagccgtggaaacagtcaCTAATAATTGCATTAGGTAGGTtgttgtctacatcacaccccttggggtgcggcccttccccggtCCCTGTGTCCCTTAATAGAAAAATACGCAAGTAGCACATGAAATTGTTTTTACAAGTCTTTCTCATATATTTGAAGCAAAGAGAATGAGTGCAAAAAGAGTAAAATATttggaaaagaagataaaagacaATTTGAAAAGCTGCCTTGTTATTATACGTGGAATTACCAACAAATTTCGCCTCTTTCGaaaattggagagtgtaattgcTCCCTgtcaattacacccaattaattACCCGGCCATACTAACGGTCCAAAACTGTGTAATTACACCCAAATCCAATTACAAGGTGGCTAAGTGGCTTTCCAAACATGCTCTTGTAAACATATGAAAGAAAATGGAAGTACAACTTTAAGCATAGAGAACTTTGCTTATGCCATATTGATATCTGAAGAACAAAGTATAGGTGGATATCCctgatccaaaaaaaaaaagtatgggTGGACGATTTTGGTATGTCCAATGCAAAGTAAGCATGAAACCCAACTAGGAGGGCGAATATATAACAATAGAACTGCTAGCTTACTTGTTTGAGATATCTTCAAGTTTCAAAAGAGTGACCAAAATACTCCTAAGAGAAGGATCTGATGATGCAGAGCACTGAGCAAGACAACTGCTGGTAGCACGGTAAATACTGGAAATGCTATTTTCGGCGTTGTTATTTGAAAAGATGACACAATACTTGGCAAAACTATCCCATAATGAGACCACTCTCCTTTCCAATGGAATCTGCAACCCCTCACTTGCAGGAGCAGCTAAATCTGATCTGCACAATGCTGATGCATTTGCATAGGAACTGCAGAATAACTTACAAGCTGTGTCAAGGTTTAATCTCTTAGATGAATCAACATGATCTCTTTTCTTGGAAAATGATGAATTATCTGAAGGATCCAAGGTACAATGTTTTAACTGGTTAGAATTGATTTCCACATTGATGACATCAAAACTGTCTGATGAAACCAGAGTCCCCATTGCATTTGAGAATCCCTGACATAAAGGTGAGCGAATCGATTCAAGTGCCTCACTGCTATGGCACTGAATCTCAGGAAGTGTAGGCGATAAAGGCATTTCAATTGCTAGACGATAAGACTCTTCATCAGTATCACTATCCAAATTGAGAAGCTTCATATAATCACCACGGACAAGTTCATCAATATCTCCCAGATCATCATCTTTCCCATCCTTCCAATCCTGGGCAGTTTCTGGAAGGCTATAGACAGTTGGAGATGGACGTGTGCAGACATCAGATTGGACACCACAGCTGTCAAGCTTTGTCTTTTCCACACTATTCTTGTTTAAAGGATGCAGGCCTAGTTCACAGGATGTTCTTCTTTTCTTGCGAGATATAAAATGCTCGCTGCACGTATCCTCAAGGACACAAACCAACCatcattttcaaaactgacaaatttttctttgtatgaaacaggaacaaagcggtGCAAGAAAGCTGCCTTTGCCACTTGTTACCCCCGGAATTTAAGTTTCCATTAGATTTAGTGGCATCAACAGATCTCCTCATCCTCTTATAATGTGGACCTCTCCTCTCAGTAGAAATACAACTGATCGGACTCTTGACATTACTGTCAGCAATTGCTACAACATTCTCAATGCACTTTTTTCTTGCATCTCCAGGCAAACTGGATATGGTCAGTTCTACGTCCAATTTTTCTTCAGCTGATTTAGCTGATGTTGTGACGGAAGCACATTTGTCCTGTGAGCCCACCAATAGCCTATCAGAAAATGATGCCGAACTGGAATTCATGGCAGAACTCTGTAACACTTTTTTGCTGGAACCTCTAAGTAAAGGCTCCAATTTAGAGTTAATACCTGATAATGATACAGGGTTGTTCCCTCCAGACATCGGAAGCAAACGTACATTACATTCTATCTTTTGCTCGGACAGATCAGACCCAACAGCAGCTAACTGCACGGAATCATTTCCAAAATGACAGTGCGTGTCACAAGCTACCAAACTAGAATACTTGCTTTTCAAGTTGAAGCTGCAAACCTGCACAGCAGGAAGATCATATCATTAAGAGACCATCGAAATAGAGCTTGCATCCATTTAATTAGAGGGGGAAAAAAGGAATAAAGACAAACCAAATATAAATTAAATGGGTGTTTATCTGAAAATGGGGCAGGTAAATAGGAGTGATCTTTCTGAACATATCACATACTATTTTCAAGATTCTGCCAAACATTCTGCAAGATTGTGCATGACCTCAAAAATAGTCAATGTTAATGAAGCTCAACAAATTCTTGAAAATGTTAAACTAATTGTTCAAACAGTCACAGTTTCTGTTCTTACCAACTCCAGTTTTGGTAGAAAATTTCCAAGTAAAATACATACTTCCCCAAGGTTTCTTGAGAAAACATAATCAAAAACACCTTCCTTACTATATATGAGCGTCAACAATGCCAAGAACAAGAGAAACAAACCTTTTCTGGGGCATGCTCATCACCTTGAAAGAAGCAACCGTCCAGTATGTTTAGACGTCTCGAGAAGTGAACAAGCTCCTGCTTTAAGCTAACTAGATTCTGCTGTAGTATATAATTACGGGTTTTTTCGAACTTAGCTACTTTTTTAGCATGCTTTACCAGCATCTTTTCAAGCTTCAACTGCTTTTGCAACAGCTTAACTTTAGCAGTTTCAACATGCACACTACTATCAAGTGCACGAAGAGGACAATCAACAGAAGACCTTGCAGAACTTAGCTTTTCAATTTCTTTCTGCAGTTCTTCGACCCTCTTTCTGTAATTTTTGACCTCTTCAGAAAGCTGATCAGCACGATTTTTTTCTTCTGATGCCTTCTTTTTATATGCTTCTGCAGCCTTTCTTTGCTTTTCCACTTTTTTCATCTCTGATTTGACACGCTTTTTCTCAATCACCACCTTTTCTTCCATTTCCTGGAGCCTTTTTTGGTCTGCATCGGAATTCCCAATTACATCTACCATGGTAACATCTCTCTCCACTGCCTTTGGACCAAGCTCAGGTGAGAATTGAGCAGTTCCTATAGTTGTCCCTTTACGAGGTATGATGTTAACCGTTTTACCAGATGCCATGGGTTCACCGATCTCTTTCTTCAAATTATCAATCTTTTGTCTATCATGTTCAAGCTGACGATATAGATCAGTAGCCCGGCTCTTTTCATCCATGGCCATCTTGCGGTTGGTTTCTGCAATCTTCTTTTGATCAGCAGCTTTCGCCACTGCTGCATCTGCACGTTTTCTCTCTTTAGATGTGTTTTCTCTTTCTGCCTCCAGCTGCTTCTTAGCATCTTCAAACTCCAAAGTCACTGAAGCTAACTTTGATTTCACTTGATCAGCTTCCTTCTTCAGATTTTCCAAATTAAGACTATTTCCTTCGGCTCTTTTTCTTTCAACATCAGCAAGTCTCCTTTCTTCATCAGCCTTTGTTTTCTCAACCTTCAATTTTGTCCTCAACTCGTCCACCTTTTTCCTCACCAACTCAGCCTTCTTCTTCTCTGACTCTGCTCTCACTCTTTCTTTATCGACAAGCACCTTCAGCTCGTTTACCTTGCTTTCTCTCTCAGTGAGATGCTCCTTAAGCTCTCTAATTTCTCTACCTCCATCATTAGCCACCGATTGTTGCTTCAAGGAAAGAATCTCATTCTTCAACCCAGCAATTTCACTCTCTAAAGAAACCCTTAAAGCACATTCCTTTATGTTTTCCTCCTTTTCATTGTTCGCCCTAAGTTTCTCATCCTCAACAGCtggaaaaaaagaacaaaatacaGCAGCAAGTCAATGTCTGTCAATGACAAGAAACAGAGCATGTAATCAACAAGGGGAACAACCCCACTAGCAAAGATAAACAAGACCAGAGAGAGTATGCCTAAAATTAGATAAGCTTAAAGAGAACTCCTAACATACTAACCTTCAGACAGAAGATAAACTCAAAACTTGCTACTAcgatttcaaaaatcaaaaaacacTTAAGCTATTGGGAGGTCACATATTCTCACTGTGTATAGTAAGTACTACACACCAAGATACTATGATGCCAATAAAGATAAAGGTTTAAAACTCCTAGGGATTTTCTTAATGAGGTATCAGGACCACCTTATGCGCAGCTCGACAAATTCACCAAGCAGCTCGGTATAGTCAAACTAGGTAAATATTTACGTGCACCGATGTTTACACCAAACCAAACAAAGCAGTTAAAAATTAAAGGGAGCATGCATATCATTTTACCATGTTTAAGTTGTAAATCAGTGTATGAAGTACACATGTCTAGCCTTCACTAGTTTGATGTAAAGACCATGTGCGAGTAAGTTTTACCGTCAAACTATTCCTTTGCTTCCTTTTGTTTTGTAACTTATAAATTTCTCTATGCTTCTAATTTAAAATTAATACTCAAAATACTCATTTTCAGAAAGTAAAGGGTGAATCCAAAGTAAAACAAGTAAAAATACCTTTCCTGAGAGAGAGATTTTCAGATTGCATCTTCAAAACTTGTTCCTCGTAAATGGAGAGACCTTTACGAAGCGCATTTCTCCTATCTTCAAGCTTTGCGTAGCCGTCTTTCAGTTTACTGTACTTCTCTTTCCACTGCAAACACAGTGCAAAAATCAACCAAAAactaaagaaacaaaagaaaattgaatgtAAAGCAAATAGAAACCCTAACTCGAAATGCTTACAGATATACAGCAGGGATTTGTAAGCTCTTCTTTTATCATTACATCATCCGCCATTGATGTTGATTCGTACATATAAAAACCTTAAAATCTTTACTTTTGAGAAATTTACGCATTCGCACGGAGACTAGGCATTACTGCTTGCATAAATCCCTCAGTTGAACCCTAGCATTGAAAAGGTTCACTCAACCGCCAATACAGCTAACTAAGAAGTTAGAACCCCTAGGCTAAACCCTATTTTCGAATTCTTAAACAGTTGGAAAACTTCAGAACCGGACCGACTCGGGCATATCTTCGTCCCTTCGGGTTTTATCAGTCACGCAGACAGCGTATATCGAACCGGGTCTCGGTTCAACTCGGACGACaagtattttaaaaaagaaaaaaatctaaaCCAAAGTCATAAACATTTGTACAAATACTAGTGTCTATAAATGTGCATTGCAGATTAATAATGACACAtaatagtttaaatatttatttatataaaggaataataaattaaattaatgagagaaattttatatataatactaCAATAATCTTCTAAATGTCGAAAAATAttgttacattagcataatacgtgaattcaaaatgaaaggatATCATCAGAACTAACATAAATGATCAATTTTAGTCATATTaagtagataattatgtattgtagtTTAAAGGTATCTAATGCGATGGTATCTTATCGAATACTTCTTTATAGACGGTGTCTTTTTGTATATATTTCCTTCTAATGCTTTGGTTACTGTGTCATAActagaactcttgttgtcgatattgatatctctcttgaaagtgcaacatatagttatTCATGTAGGAAAATATATTGTGGTAAATATAGTTCAATATTTAGAATATTTGTcgttgtgctttatttattataactacaaaatataaatatactgaaaattattttcacacaaatttaaaaggatattccttagtttaGGAAAACGAAAGTTGAATTCGAGGATAAACACATACTTAGAAGCATATTGACCAATATAATAAGTtctgcatgtatgacgttattgtcaaaaatTTTATACACCATATGTgtactattacataagctattcaacGGATCTAAGTTTTCAGTAGAATGACatacatatttcttcaaaatcaacctatatgcaatggaagattaattttaatttagtttattaTATATACGGCGACACTAACACACGTAAAAAATaatgaacttgacaacaaacatgtacggtagaaggccatttggtattaaagtatttaagtattcttcttagTAGTTATTATTGGCATCATCTACCGTTGAGTCAAAactgaaaattattttatttttaccataaaacttagcaacgaaccttttatttagttgatcaacatattcatttctgctagctaagatagctctttaatttctatctgtaatttgcacaaattgcattttttaatgatgaaaatatatatattttccttattaaatgcactactattaccattggggtTGATAACTAAGTGTTctagaagaaccaaatcatcttttattagaTGCTCTTATTCGTTTCTACGCGAAGCAAGAAGTCACTGAATGTTGGATCTattcttacttttatatttcttgtcatttgaatattttttatttgagaTCATAAGTATAATTGTGGCAAGCTAACTTTTACATTTCTGTTTTggtcaatttttaaaatattgtagTCCAAGAAAAAAGTTATTATAGCTATGTCCTTTACCTATGAGTTCTTCAGTTTAATATTTTAGAGCTATTTTGGTCTATCAATATTATATCAATGCTTTTATAATCATATATAGGCTCTCCTGTTTTAAatagatttggacaatataatacgttttcaaattaaattagtaatatgaattttttaagaagtaatatcctaaaagtaataggattacaaggctaatatCTATTCCCAAAAAttattatactaataggattcataaaggtaatcatgtaggattcctaaaatACATTATTATATCCTAAAACTAATAAGATTACAAGGCTAATGTCTAGAATTccgattatgtccttttattatgacttattatgcttaatattaaaaggttatttttaTAATCCAACATTTTATtcgtatttttataataatatagattagtTTTAGGGCGTGTGTTCTCATGttaaatagttttaaaaatagttttgaataatgtgtttgaattataaaataaaaataagatataTAACTTTGTAATACTATGAGTTGTGATCTTATTTAAAATATCACTAAGATAAGGTGACctgataatataaaaaattattatatattcaTTATAAGTCTGCGTATACATGTTAAAACAATTTTTAGAATGACCTTTATCGTGTCAACAAATATAGTGGGACAGAACATAAGCTCACGCCTTCCGTATGGGCCAAACAATTTTTAGAATGACCTCTATCGTTTCAACAAATATAGTAGGACAGAACATAAGCTCACGCCTTCCGTATGGGCCCTTGCCACCGAACCCAGCCCGTCTAATTTTTTTCGGACCATAAAAAACGTATATCTTATAGAAATTTTttgttaaatataaaaaaaaacaagtaaataatatttttatcacgATAATTTGTCAAATAATACAAATTGAAAATTTGAGTCTTTTGGTCTTATCATTAGGAATGAAGAGTATATacggtaaaatatgttcatataaaTTCTCACATAATAAAGCGATACTCGGGGCCGAAGGCAGATTAAaagcaatgcaaatggtaatcACGTCCGAAGCGGAAGCTATGCTCCCGGAACCAGAATTTTTGCTACATTTATCTtgatttcaacgctaagtcttacattcttgtttaatttatttatcattttgggatcaaatcgatttaCTTATTtataaatcacgtataaattcaactgtaccgttttacgggtaaacaatgaAATTGGCGTGTAGCTCCTACAAAAAATTTGATAAATGATAATTAATATAAACTTAAAAATGACTACTGTCGAGTTAATAAATTACAATAAATAACTTAATATATAGGAAAAATATAGAAAGTTGTCATTTGCTGGAATGtttttagaaaaaaagaaaaataattaatgctAATGTTAATAAAAATACATTTTAACTTTTATTGTTTCATCCGCATTGCTTCGAGTTTGCAAGAAAATAAGCATTAATTGTATGATATTTTACAATTATTAAGTAAGTTCTCATATAGAATATATTTCTATTTGTCTCGTGTATGATGTTTGCAGGTTAAAATAATTATTGAGTATAGTTGTgaaatattatacaaaaaaataataaataaaactttagttgattttaaagatCAGAATATTAGGAAAATTAACATGAAAAAAAATTAGTCAAAAAATAAACTATACTTTGATGATAttatagacaataaatttgcgtcaagaaaataattgagaccgaaaaatattgcaacaaccgtagtattttattttttaaacaatatgaatgttacaatctctatgaatcctctgaaatcttgaattttattttattttaattcaagtgcttgaagcttgatcttgatcTTGATCTTGATGTATTTTATTCCAAGGACTTGCAGATTATTTTTGAATCTTCGTCTTgatcttttaatccttagaacacttgaatgtttgtatcttttagagaaatctgcagtgtttgatccacgagctctctcttgatTCTTGTTATAAATTCCGGTTCGCtttttgagttatgaagacccatatttatagttgtggaagagaagAGTTGTGAGGAGAACAAACTCTTCCCGATCAATTGATTGAAGCACGACAATGCCACATTTGATTGGCTAGAAGCACATGTGACGCAGTTTTATTGGCCTTTTTATTTGGCTTGGCATGCCTTATCATTTGACATGTGACATGATCCTATtagctcttccgtttgacttggcgtgccacgtcatttgacacgtaaCACTAAATTGGAGCTCTAGGGGGATCACAACTTGGGCTTACTAAACTGGCATCATCACTTGTGGCCCAATAAACTTGAACTTATTTATTAAGTTCATGTATATTTTGGATTTATATAATTAATCAAATTATATTAGCCCATTAAATTTATATGGATTAATATACatcttaaatttaaaatatagtctaaATTAATTTATGAATTTAAATTCAACAATTTTATATGCCTACAGACATAAGTATATTTTTCAAGATAATAATTATATAACATAATGTATATCAatagtttaaatatttaatttgagAGAAAAGTGTACATTGAAATGCTTTATAAAACTATGATATGCACGGTTTACCTACAAAAGATAGGAAAATTTATGGACAAATTGTTTGATTTGTATAAGGTAATTTTTAATTGGTTTTGATATCTTAAATACTAGAATTTCCTTTGTAGTAATTCAAATAAGAAGATTTTTATTAagcatattttaattaattttaaagtgctaaatattagaaaaataataaaataactagTTTATCCAATTTAAACTTTATTTTGTATGTAAgctatgataagaaagatacgttacgttagtactcggttgggtaaggcatcgggtgcccgtcgcggcccctTCTGTTTCGGTCGTGATAGAGACACtcagatgttacatgttgtatctcctctatctctcatttacattactgttcttgtttatgttttcctgccctacatactcagtactttattcgtactgacgtcccttttgcctggggacgctgtgtttcatgcccgcaggtcccgatagacaggttgacgttcctcctagtaggctatcagcttagcggaaggtATTGGTGCACTTCACTTGCTCCGCAGTTGCCTATTTAgttagtatgatttggacatgtattgattggtatggcgggcccctatcccgacctttatgatgtgtatgtactcttagaggtttgtagatggatgtcatatatatgaaagattgtatggtcttgtcagcctatgttcagtgtacgagtgttcattttggtcttataggaccATATGTCACATgcataagtttgtattacatatTGAGTTGTCTTATGTCAAGTagtcccttatgttttattctggttatattATGACGGCCCTTCTgacccatttacccatgatggtatgataagaaagatacgtcaCGTTGGTATTCGGTTGGGTAAGGCATCGGGTTCCCGTCTCGGCCCCTTctatttggatcgtgacagcaaCTGGATAGGCAAGGACATAGTGGTCCCGACCCTTAGGAGGCCATTACTACCTGTATTGAGGGATATCTAAGTATTTATACGTATCCCTTCACATTAGGTCTGGTGGACCCGGTGATTCTTGACTTCTGCAAGAGGTACGAAGTATGCCTCTGTCAGATCCATTTATCACCGTGGAGGATTGTGATCCTTCTTTGTTTTTTCGTGAACAAGACCGAATCCTGTCGGTTCACCATCGATCACTTACTCCACCTATGTAGTCCCCAAATCTTCCATGGAGGACTAATAAAGCTTACACACCGGGCCAGTAAGGCCTCATTCTCGAGTATCGATAAGGACTGGGACCGAAACTGGCAGGGACATTTTGTACGGGTAAAGACTGAAGGCCTGATCCCGCCCGAGTTCATGCCATTCCTagagaagtggaatgcatctcgtaagtACAGCTTCCCGTTAATCATTAATTGCATGTTTATCTCCTCATTCCTTACTAGTACTCGTGGTGGTGCAGCTGTTGCTCGAGTCCCAAACGTTGTccctcggctcaaggagtggatcgagggtaTTTGCTCATAGAGCGCAAACTCTCGAGGGGCCGCTAGGAAGCCCATTCTCATGGTAAGACCCTTCCTCAAATAGGTAACATATGCCTCTCTTATTCGTATCGTGCTCACcttcttttcttcacttttccTTTCGCAGGTTTGCCTAAGATTGTTGAACTTAGGCCTTCAGTAAGGGACGAGGATTTGTTCGTTGATCCCTCCACTTCGGGACAGCTTGGGGCTGCAgcaagagagaagaagaaaaggaagactCCGGGCTCCCGGATCTTAGATAAGAAGAAAACAATGAGAAGGTTAACCCGTAAGCCAAAGGAGAGCTCCAGCTTTCGAGCACCCATCTTGGACTTGCTCTTTCGGCTCAGAGACGAGACTGAGGAGGATGATTTTTTCGTGGCCCACGGGCCGACGCTCCCCCGAGGAGCGGGTAGTTGTTGAACAGGAGATTCATGAGGCCGATCTCCTTCAGACTAGAAAGGTCGATAAAGATATCGGGGCCGATACTTCTCGGGATGTCGGCCATGCCTCGAAGGAGGTGCTCGATTTTATAGATATTTCAAGGTTGCCTTCCTATATCGAGTCCATACTTGAGGAGGCTCGAACAGTGAAGGAGCGATCCAACGAAGGGACTCATAGTGCTGACGATCCCCTTTCGAGGGTGTGGACTCGACCGCTTTGGAAGACTTCACCAGGTTGGGCAACCTAGAGTTGCCGAGGAAGCAACCGT
Proteins encoded in this region:
- the LOC142179421 gene encoding uncharacterized protein LOC142179421 isoform X1, producing the protein MYESTSMADDVMIKEELTNPCCISWKEKYSKLKDGYAKLEDRRNALRKGLSIYEEQVLKMQSENLSLRKAVEDEKLRANNEKEENIKECALRVSLESEIAGLKNEILSLKQQSVANDGGREIRELKEHLTERESKVNELKVLVDKERVRAESEKKKAELVRKKVDELRTKLKVEKTKADEERRLADVERKRAEGNSLNLENLKKEADQVKSKLASVTLEFEDAKKQLEAERENTSKERKRADAAVAKAADQKKIAETNRKMAMDEKSRATDLYRQLEHDRQKIDNLKKEIGEPMASGKTVNIIPRKGTTIGTAQFSPELGPKAVERDVTMVDVIGNSDADQKRLQEMEEKVVIEKKRVKSEMKKVEKQRKAAEAYKKKASEEKNRADQLSEEVKNYRKRVEELQKEIEKLSSARSSVDCPLRALDSSVHVETAKVKLLQKQLKLEKMLVKHAKKVAKFEKTRNYILQQNLVSLKQELVHFSRRLNILDGCFFQGDEHAPEKVCSFNLKSKYSSLVACDTHCHFGNDSVQLAAVGSDLSEQKIECNVRLLPMSGGNNPVSLSGINSKLEPLLRGSSKKVLQSSAMNSSSASFSDRLLVGSQDKCASVTTSAKSAEEKLDVELTISSLPGDARKKCIENVVAIADSNVKSPISCISTERRGPHYKRMRRSVDATKSNGNLNSGGNKWQRQLSCTALFLFHTKKNLSVLKMMVGLCP
- the LOC142179421 gene encoding uncharacterized protein LOC142179421 isoform X2; the encoded protein is MYESTSMADDVMIKEELTNPCCISWKEKYSKLKDGYAKLEDRRNALRKGLSIYEEQVLKMQSENLSLRKAVEDEKLRANNEKEENIKECALRVSLESEIAGLKNEILSLKQQSVANDGGREIRELKEHLTERESKVNELKVLVDKERVRAESEKKKAELVRKKVDELRTKLKVEKTKADEERRLADVERKRAEGNSLNLENLKKEADQVKSKLASVTLEFEDAKKQLEAERENTSKERKRADAAVAKAADQKKIAETNRKMAMDEKSRATDLYRQLEHDRQKIDNLKKEIGEPMASGKTVNIIPRKGTTIGTAQFSPELGPKAVERDVTMVDVIGNSDADQKRLQEMEEKVVIEKKRVKSEMKKVEKQRKAAEAYKKKASEEKNRADQLSEEVKNYRKRVEELQKEIEKLSSARSSVDCPLRALDSSVHVETAKVKLLQKQLKLEKMLVKHAKKVAKFEKTRNYILQQNLVSLKQELVHFSRRLNILDGCFFQGDEHAPEKVCSFNLKSKYSSLVACDTHCHFGNDSVQLAAVGSDLSEQKIECNVRLLPMSGGNNPVSLSGQMCFRHNIS